In Microbacterium sp. AB, a single genomic region encodes these proteins:
- a CDS encoding alpha/beta hydrolase, giving the protein MDLTRVDPRLREATRRTPSLDLENPVVRFLAGNLSRLMRGTAVDGVERRVERIGASRVRVYTPETPTGAALLWIHGGGLVLGAAAMDDVLCGETARQLGIAVVSVDYRLAPRHPFPAALDDGHDAWEWLVRNAAALGVDAGRIAVGGQSAGGGLAANLVQRLHDEGAQVAAQWLFCPMLDDRTAADRAHDAEGHLVWNNRSNLVGWSSYLGDRVGAAELPRYAAAARREDLSGLPPTWIYTSDIELFFAEDTAYASRLRDAGVDVTLDVVSGAPHGFEGWAADSEPATELLKRARTWLGSRLGSGR; this is encoded by the coding sequence GTGGACCTCACGAGAGTCGACCCCCGCCTGCGCGAGGCGACCCGGCGGACGCCCTCCCTCGATCTCGAGAACCCCGTCGTCCGGTTCCTGGCGGGGAACCTGTCGCGTCTCATGCGCGGCACGGCGGTCGACGGCGTGGAACGACGCGTCGAGCGGATCGGCGCGAGCAGGGTGCGCGTGTACACGCCGGAGACGCCGACGGGCGCCGCCCTGCTCTGGATCCATGGCGGCGGTCTCGTGCTCGGCGCCGCGGCCATGGACGACGTGCTCTGCGGGGAGACGGCTCGGCAGCTCGGCATCGCGGTCGTCTCCGTCGACTACCGGCTCGCGCCGCGCCATCCGTTCCCGGCAGCACTCGACGACGGTCATGACGCCTGGGAATGGCTGGTCCGCAACGCCGCCGCCCTCGGGGTCGACGCCGGCCGCATCGCCGTGGGCGGGCAGAGCGCGGGCGGGGGCCTCGCGGCGAACCTCGTGCAGCGTCTCCACGACGAGGGCGCGCAGGTCGCCGCGCAGTGGCTCTTCTGCCCGATGCTCGACGACCGGACCGCGGCCGATCGCGCGCACGACGCCGAGGGGCATCTCGTCTGGAACAACCGGTCGAACCTCGTCGGATGGTCGTCCTACCTCGGCGACCGCGTGGGCGCCGCCGAGCTGCCCCGCTACGCCGCCGCCGCGCGGCGGGAGGATCTGTCGGGGCTTCCGCCGACGTGGATCTACACGTCCGACATCGAGCTCTTCTTCGCAGAGGACACCGCATACGCCTCGCGCCTGCGCGACGCGGGGGTGGATGTCACGCTCGACGTCGTGTCGGGCGCTCCGCACGGGTTCGAGGGATGGGCGGCCGACAGCGAGCCGGCCACGGAGCTCCTCAAGCGCGCCCGGACATGGCTCGGCTCTCGCCTGGGCTCCGGCCGCTGA
- a CDS encoding DUF4186 domain-containing protein — MDTSSAHVDEVLARVGQYPFRAKFHLRDGERRQALQHEMSVIRHHAADIVGKRLAPAHPAKDGKQTPWGGHPVFRAQHATGTCCRGCLKRLHGIRDGRELTGPERDYVVAIISRWIEKECARPHPAEVAPQRAVATRPDGRRRSDGPEQPTLF, encoded by the coding sequence GTGGACACGAGCAGCGCGCACGTCGACGAGGTGCTGGCGCGCGTCGGGCAGTACCCGTTCCGGGCGAAGTTCCACCTGCGCGACGGGGAGCGCAGGCAGGCCCTCCAACACGAGATGTCGGTGATCCGGCACCACGCCGCCGACATCGTCGGCAAGCGGCTCGCTCCGGCGCATCCCGCGAAGGACGGGAAGCAGACCCCGTGGGGCGGGCATCCGGTGTTCCGTGCCCAGCATGCCACCGGCACGTGCTGCCGCGGATGTCTGAAGCGCCTGCACGGCATCCGCGACGGCCGCGAGCTGACGGGGCCCGAGCGCGACTACGTCGTGGCGATCATCTCCCGCTGGATCGAGAAGGAGTGCGCTCGGCCTCATCCGGCCGAGGTCGCGCCGCAACGGGCAGTCGCGACCCGTCCGGATGGCCGGCGTCGCTCGGACGGACCGGAACAGCCCACGCTGTTCTGA
- a CDS encoding DUF4287 domain-containing protein: protein MTKKRVEAPTIAPGEKPKGPASYFPSIEKTYGQPVQHWLDIAAEGLDAGRPHGEVVGLLKSDHGLGHGHANAIVAYVRAKLAE from the coding sequence ATGACGAAGAAGCGCGTCGAGGCGCCCACGATCGCTCCGGGCGAGAAGCCGAAGGGACCGGCCTCCTACTTCCCGAGCATCGAGAAGACCTACGGGCAGCCGGTCCAGCACTGGCTCGACATCGCCGCCGAGGGGCTCGACGCGGGCCGGCCGCACGGGGAGGTCGTCGGCCTGCTCAAGAGCGATCACGGTCTCGGGCACGGCCACGCGAACGCGATCGTCGCGTACGTGCGCGCGAAGCTCGCCGAGTGA
- a CDS encoding alpha-hydroxy acid oxidase, which translates to MSRAGIDALRERARLGLPAHVADYVDATADGVAEAEADRWDAVRFRPVALRGETETSLATTVLGTPVDHPILIAPMAQQVAAHPDGEAETARAAAASGTLVGVSTNTAVPFSRIAEQGAPWWFQAYLLADSDLTDALAARAAAAGASAIMLTVELTALRVDPRIEPTNWPDGPGRARLANLTDDERSRLGDRPGRLPGLEQIARLREIAGLPVVVKGVLRGDDARRAVDAGAAGVLVSTHGNRRLAGSIAAVDALAEVADAVAGDAEVYADSGIRDGRHVLAALALGARAVFVGRPAWWALADDGAAGVEGLLAGLADELTASLRQAGVGTPAEARAARIAVAPGFASDRGLA; encoded by the coding sequence ATGAGCCGTGCCGGGATCGACGCGCTGCGCGAGCGCGCACGTCTCGGGCTGCCCGCCCATGTGGCCGACTACGTCGACGCGACAGCCGACGGCGTGGCCGAGGCGGAGGCCGACCGGTGGGACGCCGTGCGCTTCCGCCCCGTCGCGCTGCGCGGCGAGACGGAGACGAGTCTGGCGACCACGGTCCTCGGGACGCCCGTCGACCATCCGATCCTCATCGCGCCCATGGCGCAGCAGGTCGCCGCCCACCCCGACGGCGAGGCGGAGACGGCGCGGGCCGCGGCGGCGTCGGGCACGCTCGTCGGCGTCTCGACGAACACGGCCGTCCCGTTCTCGCGGATCGCCGAGCAGGGCGCCCCGTGGTGGTTCCAGGCGTATCTGCTCGCCGACTCCGACCTCACGGACGCGCTGGCGGCGCGGGCCGCGGCGGCGGGGGCGAGCGCGATCATGCTCACGGTGGAGCTCACGGCGCTGCGTGTGGACCCGCGGATCGAGCCGACGAACTGGCCGGACGGCCCCGGGCGGGCGCGCCTCGCCAACCTCACGGACGACGAGCGCTCGCGTCTCGGCGATCGCCCCGGACGCCTTCCCGGTCTCGAGCAGATCGCCCGGCTGCGCGAGATCGCGGGGCTGCCCGTCGTCGTCAAGGGAGTGCTGCGCGGAGACGATGCGCGTCGCGCCGTCGATGCCGGAGCGGCCGGCGTCCTCGTCTCGACGCACGGCAACCGGCGCCTGGCCGGATCGATCGCCGCGGTCGACGCGCTGGCGGAGGTGGCGGATGCCGTGGCGGGCGACGCCGAGGTGTATGCCGACAGCGGCATCCGCGACGGCCGGCACGTCCTCGCGGCGCTCGCGCTGGGCGCCCGCGCCGTGTTCGTGGGCCGTCCGGCCTGGTGGGCGCTCGCGGACGACGGTGCGGCCGGCGTGGAGGGGCTGCTCGCGGGGCTCGCCGACGAGCTCACGGCATCGCTTCGCCAAGCGGGAGTCGGCACGCCCGCGGAGGCGCGTGCCGCCCGGATCGCCGTCGCCCCAGGATTCGCATCGGACCGCGGTTTGGCTTAA
- a CDS encoding alpha-galactosidase encodes MTVSIFRAGGAALIVAFREDGLPEVLHWGADPGEVAEEGLRALAGASARQASSSALDLPWPLTILPTERDGWAGRPGLSGTADGAPLLPGWRVTDLGSDERGFTLTAEADGLVLESGLRLDDAGVVRVDHRLVNASAAPVALAALEATLPLAERASELLDFGGRWTRERAPQRRPLAMGSHARESRRGRTGHDAPLLAVAGTPGFGDRSGEVWAVHLAWSGDAVYRTDRLPEGRSVLGAGELLRPGEIELGPGESFSAPTTWFVWSDAGLDGVSARLHRSLRARDGHPRTARPVVLNTWEAVYFAHDLGPLTALADAAAEVGVERFVLDDGWFLGRRSDRSGLGDWEVDPEVWPDGLHALIDHVRRTGMGFGLWVEPEMVNPDSELARAHPEWLLAPPGRAARSWRHQHALDVARPEVAAWLLGRLDALLVEYPIEYLKWDHNRDLLEAVHAGRAGVDAQTRAVYALLDELRRRHPSVEIESCSSGGARVDLGILARTDRVWASDTNDPVERSRIQRWTELLLPPELIGSHVGPAHAHTTDRVTDLRFRMAMTLFASAGIEADVTRFSEAERSQLAEWIAEYKRLRPLVHTGELVHGETSDEGAALTGVVASDGSHAVYRLARETTGEWAVPPALRLPGLAPDATYRVRVIPALTAARFLDAESVPWIADGEVVLPGALLGAVGVRTPLLAPASALVVEAVAVG; translated from the coding sequence ATGACCGTCTCGATCTTCCGAGCCGGGGGAGCCGCGCTCATCGTCGCCTTCCGCGAGGACGGTCTGCCGGAGGTGCTGCACTGGGGGGCCGACCCCGGCGAGGTCGCCGAGGAGGGGCTGCGCGCGCTCGCCGGCGCGTCGGCGCGACAGGCGTCGTCGAGCGCGCTCGATCTCCCCTGGCCGCTGACCATCCTGCCGACCGAGCGCGACGGCTGGGCAGGGCGCCCCGGGCTCTCCGGGACCGCGGACGGGGCACCGCTGCTGCCCGGATGGCGCGTGACGGACCTCGGGTCCGACGAACGAGGGTTCACGCTCACGGCGGAGGCCGACGGTCTCGTGCTCGAGAGCGGGCTGCGCCTCGACGACGCGGGGGTGGTCCGCGTCGACCACAGGCTCGTCAACGCGAGTGCCGCACCGGTCGCGCTCGCGGCGCTGGAGGCGACCCTGCCGCTCGCCGAGCGCGCGAGCGAGCTGCTCGACTTCGGCGGCCGCTGGACGCGCGAGCGCGCGCCGCAGCGCCGTCCCCTCGCGATGGGCAGCCACGCGCGCGAGTCGCGTCGTGGCCGCACGGGGCACGACGCCCCGCTCCTCGCCGTGGCGGGGACGCCCGGCTTCGGCGACCGCTCCGGCGAGGTCTGGGCCGTGCATCTCGCGTGGAGCGGGGATGCCGTCTATCGCACGGACCGCCTGCCCGAGGGGCGCAGCGTGCTCGGCGCGGGCGAGCTGCTGCGGCCCGGCGAGATCGAGCTCGGCCCCGGCGAGTCCTTCTCCGCGCCGACGACGTGGTTCGTCTGGAGCGATGCCGGACTCGACGGGGTGTCCGCTCGGCTGCACCGCTCGCTGCGCGCCCGCGACGGCCATCCGCGGACTGCCCGCCCCGTCGTCCTCAACACGTGGGAGGCGGTCTACTTCGCTCATGACCTCGGACCGCTGACCGCACTGGCCGATGCGGCGGCGGAGGTCGGCGTCGAGCGGTTCGTGCTCGACGACGGGTGGTTCCTCGGACGCCGCAGCGATCGCTCGGGGCTCGGGGACTGGGAGGTCGACCCCGAGGTCTGGCCCGACGGACTGCATGCGCTCATCGACCACGTGCGCCGCACGGGCATGGGCTTCGGCCTGTGGGTCGAGCCGGAGATGGTCAATCCCGACTCCGAGCTCGCCCGGGCCCATCCGGAGTGGCTGCTCGCGCCTCCCGGCCGTGCCGCGCGCTCGTGGCGGCATCAGCACGCGCTCGACGTCGCGCGCCCCGAGGTCGCCGCGTGGCTTCTCGGACGACTCGACGCGCTGCTCGTCGAGTATCCGATCGAGTACCTCAAATGGGATCACAATCGCGATCTGCTGGAGGCCGTCCATGCGGGTCGCGCCGGCGTCGACGCCCAGACGCGCGCCGTCTACGCCCTGCTCGACGAGCTGCGTCGTCGTCATCCCTCGGTCGAGATCGAGTCGTGCTCGTCGGGCGGCGCACGCGTCGACCTCGGCATCCTCGCGCGCACGGACCGGGTGTGGGCATCCGACACCAACGATCCCGTGGAGCGGTCGCGCATCCAGCGCTGGACCGAGCTGCTGCTGCCGCCGGAGCTCATCGGCAGTCATGTCGGGCCCGCGCACGCGCACACGACCGACCGCGTGACCGACCTGCGGTTCCGGATGGCCATGACGCTCTTCGCCTCGGCGGGGATCGAGGCCGACGTCACCCGCTTCTCGGAGGCGGAGCGGTCGCAGCTGGCGGAGTGGATCGCGGAGTACAAGAGGCTGCGCCCGCTCGTGCACACCGGCGAGCTCGTGCACGGCGAGACGTCCGACGAGGGCGCTGCGCTCACGGGAGTCGTCGCGTCGGATGGATCGCACGCGGTGTATCGACTCGCACGGGAGACGACGGGGGAGTGGGCCGTGCCCCCGGCGTTGCGCCTGCCCGGCCTCGCGCCCGACGCGACGTATCGTGTGAGGGTGATCCCCGCCCTGACCGCAGCGCGCTTCCTCGATGCCGAGTCCGTCCCCTGGATCGCCGACGGCGAGGTCGTGCTGCCGGGTGCGCTGCTCGGCGCCGTCGGCGTGCGCACGCCGCTGCTCGCGCCCGCGTCGGCGCTCGTCGTGGAGGCGGTGGCGGTCGGATGA